One Ciconia boyciana chromosome 16, ASM3463844v1, whole genome shotgun sequence genomic window, tggggcagctcccGAAGGGTGAAAGCTCCCTAGGGCTGGGCCTTCCTCATGAGCCCTGCGACCTCCATGGCCGTAGCTGAGGATGCGGCGCAGCCCTCGCAGAGGGCAGGAGCGACTCCCCGAGGGCGTGTGGCCAGGCTGGGAtcaggagaggaaggcagagctgcGCTGCTGTGTCTCAGCACCTCCTTGTGCTGCTCCTAATTGCCTGCTTTTCCCCGCGAGATAACGTCAGGAACAGAGCATCCTCACACCAAAGTGGTGTATTCGCTTCCCCACGTACCTCATCTGCGTAGCTGGAACGGGAGCCGGTTTGGTGGGGCTGCTCGTGGGCTGCTGAGGGTGAAAAGGGCTCCGTATCCTGTGGCGGCAATGTCACGGGGCTGTGActgtcccccagcctcccagcactgccagcaggcTTAGATCTGAACGTCCGTTAAGACAACTGAGAAGCAGTAGAGTGAGTTAGTTATAGGAGTAATTGatgcattaaatatttctctctccaCAGGAACAAAGCGAGGCAGCCTGGGGGCCAGACGAAGTGTCCTTAGAGACCTGATTGCAGCGACCAGTCCTGAGACTTCCATCTGTGAAGGCTCTGAAGGAACAAAACAGACAATTTtgtaagcaggaaaagaagagggaTGTGAAAAAGATTTGTTCTCGCTGCAGTGAATTACCCTGATCCCCCACCCCTGGGGAGAAATACAGATTCTCCTGCAAACCTGAGCTCACCTCTGGGGTGTTTTAGTGCAAGGATTTAGCAGTGTGCTGGACGGTTTGGACGCATTCGCAGTCCGAGAGGACCCCCATTCCTAAACaaccagccccgcagcccccagggTTAGACAAGCCCTCTCCCAGTGACCGCTGCAGGGGTGAGCAATAAGGAAACCCACCCGGGCACCCCATTTTGGGTGTCCAGCTCCCTTTGCAGTGTCCAGCCCGGCtaccccagccccttcccaggggGTCGCGGCACCGAAAGACATTTTGCCCCACCGGATttactccccccacccccggagCAAACCGGCCCCGGCCCGAGCCCCCttgccggggcggggggggggaggtccTGCGGCCGCCGTCCCTCGGAGGGCCGGTATTTACctcggcggggagcgggggcggaccgggctcccctccccggggccgcggcggagCGGGCTCGGGGCGCGatgcgcggggccgggcgggagccgccgccccggagccccccccgccccgccggcgggagGGAGAGCGCCGAGCCGCGCCGAGCCGCCggagccgcgccgcgccgagccggAGGAGGTGAAGGGCGGCCGGCTCCCATGCatccccccccgcacccccgcgGCTCCCCGTGCGTCCCCCGTGCGCGCCCCCTGTGACCCGGCCGCCTCTCCGTGCGCCCCGGCGGGTCCCCCTGTACGCTCGCCGTGCACCCCCTTTCCCGTGCACCTCCCGTACGCTCTCCGTGCACCCcttttcccctgcatccccGGTACGCTCCCTGCTGCACTCTGTGCACCCTCTTTTCCTTTGCACCCCTGCTGCGCTCTGTGTGCACCCCCTTTCCCGTGCATCCCTGGCGCGCTCCCCGCTGACCTGTCCGTGCGCCCCTTTTCCCGTGCAATCCCTGGTGTACCCCCCACCGCGCCCTCCGTGCACCCTCCGCACGCCTCCCCGGTGCATTCTCCACGCACGCTCCCCCGTCCATCCCCGCTGCACGCTCCGTGCACGCCTGTGCGCTCCCAGCCATGAACGGCTCGGCAGCAGGCTTCgaggagggctggcagcccGAGTTGGTGATCATCCTGCTGGTGTACCTCGTCATCTTCCTCGTGGGCACGGTAGGCAACTGCCTGGTCCTGGCCGTGCTGCTGCGCAACGGGCAGGTGAAGAACACCACCAACCTCTTCATCCTCAACCTGGGGGTGGCCGACCTCTGCTTCATCCTCTTCTGCGTCCCCTTCCAAGCCACCATCTACACCCTGGAGGACTGGGTGTTCGGGCCCTTCATGTGCAAGGCCGTCCACTTCTTCATCTACCTCACCATGTACGCCAGCAGCTTCACCCTGGCCACCGTCTCCCTCGACAGGTAGGAAAGGGGATGGGGGGCTCCCTGTACCCTGAGACTCCCCCTTCTCTGGATCCCCCCgggcaggagaggggacagaGTTCCCTGGGGCCAAGCCCTGATTGCTGCAACCTCCTGGGGGAATCCAGGAGCATTTCCTAGGTCATGTGTGCAAGGAAATGTGACCACCGAGGATGGGGTCCAGCAGAGAGGGTTGGATTGGGACCCCTGTCCGCAGTGCCCAGCTGGAGGAGGCTTTCAGACACCAAAGCTGTAGGAGCAGGGTTTATCTGCAGGCTCTGGCAGCTGAAGGGGGGAtacaaaaccagagagaaacaAGGCTCAGTCCCTGTGCAGCCCTGACTCTTCCTGGGACGTGGGGAGAGAGCCCCTGCCCTCCCAACAGCCCATGGCAAAGCAGGCAAAGCTTGAGAAAGAGCAGACACAGGATGTTTGAGCTGGGACACTGCTTTTCCCATCCTCCCCTTTTATTAACAAAAAGCCCATTTCTGTCCCAGTAATATCCCTTGTCCCAGTGACTGTCCCAGCCTGGCCCAGGGTGAGTTCTGTAAAAGGCAGCCTGTTGCTCCTGCCTGTGCTTTACCCCATGCTAGCTCAGGCCCTGGCTCTGCAAGGGCTGGCAAGTTACTAACCCCCAGCAAGGAAGAGGCAGGGAGCTcctggtgctgctctgctccgTGCTCGAAACCCGTGAGACAATGGGATATGGAAGGTCCCTGTGAAAGTCCTCCGGGAAGAGCCACGACAGCCCCAGAGCAGGAGTGGATGCGTCCGGCCATCCCGGCACGGCACTGCGCTGGCTGCCAGGACAGCCCACCCCAAAGCCCTCAGAAGCTAAACCAGACCCAGGGTCTGCCACTCCTCCTGCATCCCACAGAGCTGGGAGGAACGGAGCTGTCAAGCAAGTGGGGGCTTGCATGAGCCCCTAGATCTGGGCATAATTAAGGAACCAGCTAATTGCAGAACCGAAAACGGGTGACATGCTTTCACATGTGCCAGCATGAGGAACACCGTGTCTGGGGATCCTGGGGACTTGCTCCGGCCTTGCTCCTCACTGCTATTGCTTGTGCCAGACAGACTGATGATCAAGTGAGGATCTGCTGGATTAGGGAGAGGGACAGAAGGGAACCATCCCTGTTTACCCCACAAGCActcctgggagcagagagggtgaCGGGACAGGGTCAGGGGAGAGGATCCTCCTCACCCCACTAGAACCCTTAGAAGCACCAGGGAATCAGCTGTGGGACTAATTACCCTGGAAAGCTCAAATCCATCACCACTTTTGCCCTTTCTCCAATCTGCTCCTGGAGCAGCTTTCCGTGCCCTCTCCAGGACTGCAATCGtgtccctctccctttcccgTGCAGGTATTTGGCCATACGATACCCCCTGCACTCGAGGGAGCTGAGGACGCCCAGAAATGCCCTCACAGCCATCTGCTTCATCTGGGGGCTTTCCTTCATCTTCTCGGGCCCTTACCTCAGCTACTACCAGGAGTTCCAGTTGGCCAACCTGACTGTCTGCCACCCCATCTGGGAGATCTCCCAGCGCAAGGTCATGGACATCTGCACCTTCATCTTCAGCTACATCATCCCAGTGCTGATCCTGAGCCTCACTTATGTGCGGACTATTCACTACCTGTGGAGGTCTGTGGACCCTCTCCAAGACATGTCGGAGTCCAAGAAGGCCAAGCAGAAGGTCACCAGGATGATCATCATTGTAGCTGTCCTGTTCTGCCTCTGTTGGCTGCCCCATCACCTGGTCATCCTCTGCGTCTGGTTTGGCTACTTCCCCCTCAATCACGCCACGTACGTGCTCCGCATCCTCTCGCATCTCATCTCCTACGCCAACTCCTGTGTGAACCCTATCGTCTACGCCCTGGTCTCCAAACACTTCCGCAAGGGCTTCAAGAAAATCTTCATCTGCCTCTTGCACAAGAAGGCAGCCAACAAGGTGCATGTGGCCCAAGTAACGAACACCATCAGCACACTGGAGGCAGAGCTCAGCGAGGTGACCCACGTCAGCAAAGCCCTGCCCGGCTACTCGTCCCTGTGCTGCAAGGTCCCACCTCAGCCctggggggaggcagagccAGTGGAacatcagcagaaagcagatggCTCCTTCATCACCTTCAATATCACCTAGCAGagctccttcccaccccacGGCTTTGCAGTCTCCCGCAGCATCGCAGGCCTGGGGATGGGCTACGTTTTGGGTTAAAATGCATCAAATCATACCCTTTTTCATTCAAATGCATGCAGATATCATAACTGTTAAAGCGATGCTGCTGACTACAGACTCAGCCAAGCGCCTGACCGAGGATCCAAGGGCAGGATTTGCTTCCACCAAGCACTTGCTGAGAGCAGAGAGATCGAACCCCCAAATCAGCTCTCATGTGTAATCACCTGTTCCTCTGTCATGGATGGACTTACACCTTGTTGCATCTATGCCTGGACCCTATTGAAAGCTCTGGTCCCTCCAACCAGCACAGTATCTGGCTGGAGCTAGCAGGGTGCACCTTTAGGACATTTGGGAAGTCTTGGTTCCTTTGTGTCCCAGTTCAGGAGCTGTGTCCCAGGGCAATGCTGGCCACAGCCACCTGGGCACAAACCCGGCTCAGGTAGGAAAATCCAGGAGAGAAGCATAGAAATCAAGAGACAAACCTTCCTGGCACAGCCAGTGCTGGCTGGGCTTTAACATCTCCCTGGGGCTCATGGCTCAGGGGAGGCTTCCCCGAGATGGAGCATGGCTGGAAGCAGCATCCGTAGCGGAGACGAGTGCCATAGCCCAAGTATGGGACTGTTGAGGGCACAGGGCTGCTGACCGTGGCTCATCCCTGCCATTTCAGTGCGTGCGAGACTCTGCAGAGCATCTGGAGGTCACCAAGGACtggcggggagggaggctgctTGCTGGAGAGCACAGCCATGGCCCCGTGGGAAAGGTTACGCTGGCAGGGGAAGCGGAGCGGGACATCAGCAGGTCAGCAGTGGTGGAGGATTTTAATGCTTTCAGACAGCTTGGGCACGGCTCAGCATCTTAGCCCAGGTGAGGTGCTTGCagagaagagcaaagcagagcactGGCACTGCTTTCGGGTGGCCATGGCGTGGGGCCAGGCAGCTAGGGCTGCGCGAATGCTGGGGGACCCCAGCCAGCCGGGGAAGCCACAATAAAGCTCTCCATCCTGCATCCCGTGTCCTGCTCCCTTGAGACACCCCATGGTCCACAGCAGAAGAGAGGCGGGTGCTGGAGGGGTGATGGGATCCGCTGGCCAAGGGAAGCCGCAGGCAGTGGGGGAGCAGAGGGTGTGGGTTATCTCTGAGCAGGTCCATCCAGGAACAGCTCCGTGCTCCCCTTAACGCAGCCGTTGCCCACACACAAGAAGCTGATGTGACTCACGTGCCCCCCGCTCTTACCCCTGCAAAGGCTCCACAAGCGGCTGCCAGCAGCCGAGGGCTTTCTTTAAAGACCCATAGTTTTCTTACCAGAAGAGCATCACTGGAATAGGATCAATTAACTCTTTTGAAAACCCTATGGCAGAGCACAGCCGGAGGAGGTGGTGAAAGCACACGGGAGCTGGGATGGCCTGTGCTGAGCATTCCTGCgatgcccagggctgtgccccGATGGCACCAAGCACCCATGAAGATCAGGTCTCTATAAATTGCCGTTACAGAGGGTGTAAATCTGTCTGCACAGATTTCCCTCCTTGTGACATCCCCATGGCAGGACCGGGATGTGATATTTCTATCCAGGACCCCAGCTCTCCCCGGGTGACTGCTCTGGGTCCTGACGCAGCCCTCCTCTGCACCACACTGCCCTCCACCCATTCCCAGTGCTTggcctttcttcacaggaagCTTTTGACT contains:
- the GALR2 gene encoding galanin receptor type 2, with the protein product MNGSAAGFEEGWQPELVIILLVYLVIFLVGTVGNCLVLAVLLRNGQVKNTTNLFILNLGVADLCFILFCVPFQATIYTLEDWVFGPFMCKAVHFFIYLTMYASSFTLATVSLDRYLAIRYPLHSRELRTPRNALTAICFIWGLSFIFSGPYLSYYQEFQLANLTVCHPIWEISQRKVMDICTFIFSYIIPVLILSLTYVRTIHYLWRSVDPLQDMSESKKAKQKVTRMIIIVAVLFCLCWLPHHLVILCVWFGYFPLNHATYVLRILSHLISYANSCVNPIVYALVSKHFRKGFKKIFICLLHKKAANKVHVAQVTNTISTLEAELSEVTHVSKALPGYSSLCCKVPPQPWGEAEPVEHQQKADGSFITFNIT